A stretch of the Capsicum annuum cultivar UCD-10X-F1 chromosome 8, UCD10Xv1.1, whole genome shotgun sequence genome encodes the following:
- the LOC124886582 gene encoding uncharacterized protein LOC124886582 produces the protein MFRATWVKYGVKKHKVATPYHLKISGQAKISNREIKAIISKNVNAGRKDWSKKLDDALWAYQTSFKIPIGLSPYQLFYHKACHLPTELEHKALWALKRLNLNWNKVVNINLGQLNEMDELRLGAYDRANLYKEMMKKYHDRKIEKRVFKRGDLVFFFNSRLKLFLGMLKSKWSSPFKVSQVYSSRVLELENEDGSLFKVNRQRVKLYVGPIDSITSIDNLYLDKD, from the coding sequence ATGTTCAGAGCTACATGGGTAAAATATGGAGTTAAGAAGCATAAAGTAGCTACACCATACCACCTGAAAATAAGTGGGCAGGCAAAAATCTCTAATCGAGAAATCAAAGCTATCATTTCCAAGAATGTAAATGCTGGTAGAAAGGATTGGTCTAAGaagctggacgatgccttatgggcatatcaaaCGTCTTTCAAGATACCTATTGGCCTATCGCCATACCAATTATTTTATCACAAGGCATGCCATTTGCCGACtgagctagagcataaagcaTTGTGGGCCCTAAAGCGGCTTAACTTGAATTGGAATAAGGtagtaaatataaatttgggccagctgaatgagatggacgAGTTACGACTTGGAGCTTATGATCGAGCTAATCTATACAAGGAAAtgatgaagaagtaccatgaccgCAAGATTGAAAAGCGGGTTTTCAAGAGAGGTGACTTGGTGTTTTTCTTCAACTCTAGACTCAAACTGTTTCTAGGTATGCTCAAATCCAAATGGTCCAGCCCATTTAAAGTAAGTCAAGTTTACTCATCTAGAgtacttgaacttgaaaatgaagatggaagtCTCTTCAAGGTAAATAGGCAGCGTGTGAAACTATATGTCGGTCCCATTGACTCAATAACGAGTATTGATAATTTATATCTCGATAAAGACTGA